A single window of Thalassoroseus pseudoceratinae DNA harbors:
- a CDS encoding type 1 glutamine amidotransferase domain-containing protein, with translation MSNSPQPLSGKHILIFVHDDYEDLELWYPKLRLEEAGAKVTVAGPESGQKHLGKHGYPCLADTAIDGLSESDFDGVLCAGGWMPDKLRRDPKVLSLIQDFHKSGKLLAAICHGGWMPISAGVYDGVRVTGSPGIKDDLINAGAKFEDAEVIVDRHFVSSRRPDDLPAFCREMIDVLASQS, from the coding sequence ATGAGCAACTCGCCGCAGCCACTCAGTGGAAAACACATTCTGATTTTCGTGCATGATGACTATGAAGATTTGGAATTGTGGTATCCGAAACTCCGTCTGGAAGAGGCCGGTGCGAAAGTGACGGTGGCTGGTCCCGAAAGCGGACAGAAACACCTCGGGAAGCATGGCTATCCATGCTTGGCAGACACCGCGATCGACGGTCTTTCAGAGAGTGATTTCGACGGTGTCCTTTGTGCCGGTGGCTGGATGCCGGATAAGTTGCGTCGCGATCCGAAAGTGCTCTCGTTGATTCAAGACTTCCACAAGAGCGGCAAACTTCTCGCGGCGATTTGCCATGGCGGTTGGATGCCCATCTCCGCCGGCGTTTACGACGGAGTTCGCGTTACCGGTTCACCAGGGATCAAAGATGACCTTATCAACGCCGGGGCGAAGTTCGAGGATGCGGAAGTGATTGTCGATCGGCATTTTGTTTCCAGCCGACGGCCAGACGATCTCCCCGCGTTTTGCCGGGAGATGATCGACGTGTTGGCTTCGCAGTCGTGA
- a CDS encoding SLC13 family permease, whose product MTWEIALTLVVLTCVVLALSFLRVGPDLVLLGGLTLLLVSGVVEADAALKGFANPGLVAVAVLFVVAEGLRQTGAISFVGPALMGRTKSLRIAQTRMAVPAAVMSAFLNNTPVVAMALPIINDWARKARMSVSHLLMPLSYATILGGLCTLVGTSTTLVVNGLLAAEQQRTLDAHAGHSVTPPVEVRPVLEFENLREDRLGLGMFDLAVVGIPVATAGLGYLILCTRWLIPERKPAMARLDDPREYTVEMIISPTSPLAGKTIESAGLRNLPGMYLAEIERGPHVIVAVAPNEPLEANDRLVFVGIVESIVDLQKIPGLTPATDQTFKLSTPRSERSLVEAVVSNSCPILNQTIREARFRGRYNAVVIAVARNGERINKKIGDIRMQAGDTLLLEAPPSFIELQRNNRDFFLVSQVEDSTPLRHERAWIAQLILAGMVVSVATEWLDMLRAAMLAAGLMILTRCCRGSEARRSVDWSVLLTIGAGLGIGEALKASQTDRFLADGLISAVGTSPFAVLAVVYTLTMIFTNIITAKAAAVLFFPIAMAAAANLSVALGNNVNPMPFAVAVIVAAAASFASPVGYQTNLMVYGPGGYRSSDYLRLGGPLSLLVGLITVLLAPVFWPFFPTN is encoded by the coding sequence ATGACCTGGGAAATCGCGTTGACACTTGTAGTTCTGACATGCGTCGTTTTGGCGTTGTCATTTCTGCGTGTCGGGCCGGATTTGGTCTTGTTGGGCGGGTTGACGTTGTTGCTTGTTTCTGGTGTCGTTGAAGCGGACGCGGCCCTCAAAGGGTTCGCGAACCCTGGTCTGGTCGCCGTGGCGGTGTTGTTCGTCGTTGCCGAGGGGTTGCGACAAACCGGCGCAATCAGTTTTGTCGGGCCAGCTTTGATGGGGCGGACGAAATCGTTGCGGATTGCGCAAACACGGATGGCGGTCCCGGCGGCCGTGATGAGTGCATTCTTGAACAATACTCCCGTTGTTGCGATGGCATTGCCGATCATCAACGACTGGGCCCGCAAGGCGAGAATGTCGGTATCGCACCTATTGATGCCACTCAGCTACGCCACGATTCTCGGCGGTTTGTGCACATTAGTCGGTACAAGTACCACATTGGTCGTGAACGGACTCCTCGCCGCGGAGCAACAACGCACACTCGACGCTCACGCTGGTCATTCCGTCACGCCGCCCGTGGAAGTTCGTCCGGTCTTGGAATTTGAGAATCTCCGGGAAGACCGGCTGGGTTTGGGCATGTTTGATCTCGCTGTGGTCGGCATTCCGGTGGCGACCGCGGGGTTGGGATATCTCATCCTCTGCACACGATGGCTAATCCCAGAGCGGAAACCCGCCATGGCTCGGCTTGACGACCCACGCGAATACACTGTGGAGATGATTATCTCCCCGACTAGCCCGCTTGCCGGCAAAACGATTGAATCCGCTGGATTGCGAAATCTGCCGGGCATGTATTTGGCCGAGATTGAACGCGGTCCGCACGTGATTGTCGCGGTCGCACCGAACGAACCCCTCGAAGCGAACGACCGATTGGTCTTCGTGGGAATTGTCGAGTCGATCGTCGATCTCCAAAAAATCCCAGGTTTGACGCCCGCGACCGATCAAACATTCAAATTGTCGACGCCGCGATCAGAACGGTCGTTGGTCGAGGCGGTCGTTTCCAACAGCTGTCCAATTTTGAATCAGACGATTCGCGAAGCCCGTTTTCGCGGTCGATACAACGCCGTTGTCATCGCGGTGGCACGGAACGGGGAACGCATCAACAAGAAGATCGGTGACATCCGAATGCAGGCCGGCGATACGCTCCTGTTGGAAGCCCCACCGAGCTTTATCGAACTGCAACGCAACAACCGCGATTTCTTTCTCGTCAGCCAGGTGGAAGACTCCACGCCTCTGCGACACGAACGAGCTTGGATCGCTCAACTGATTCTCGCCGGTATGGTTGTGTCTGTCGCGACCGAATGGCTCGATATGCTGCGAGCCGCAATGTTGGCGGCGGGTTTGATGATTCTCACTCGTTGCTGTCGTGGTTCGGAAGCTCGACGGAGCGTTGATTGGAGCGTTTTGCTCACCATTGGGGCGGGTCTGGGGATTGGCGAAGCGTTGAAGGCATCGCAGACAGACCGGTTCCTAGCTGACGGACTGATTTCCGCAGTCGGTACCAGTCCGTTCGCCGTGTTGGCGGTTGTGTACACTCTGACGATGATCTTCACGAACATCATCACCGCCAAGGCCGCAGCGGTGTTGTTCTTCCCGATCGCGATGGCAGCGGCGGCGAATCTTTCTGTCGCGTTGGGAAACAACGTCAATCCGATGCCGTTTGCCGTCGCGGTTATTGTGGCCGCGGCCGCGAGTTTTGCCTCACCTGTGGGCTATCAAACGAACTTGATGGTCTACGGTCCCGGCGGATACCGGTCGAGCGATTATCTCCGTTTGGGCGGTCCTTTGAGTCTCTTGGTTGGACTCATTACGGTATTGTTGGCCCCCGTTTTCTGGCCATTCTTTCCGACGAACTGA
- a CDS encoding 7-carboxy-7-deazaguanine synthase QueE yields MFISELFESIQGEGRYVGVPSVFLRTSGCNLRCWFCDTPETSWEPRGQHMPLEDVTAKLLESECDHAVLTGGEPLLVSEMVPLTESLSQAGKVITIETAGTVFLPVQADLISLSPKLANSTPSLERSERWHYRHEELRHQPDVIQQFVQEYDYQIKFVVDRPEDINDVLRWCDEFPTVTPDHVYLMAQAIEADVLQTKNAWLNELAETHGFQVSPRLHIELFGHTPGT; encoded by the coding sequence ATGTTCATCTCCGAGTTGTTTGAATCGATCCAAGGTGAAGGCCGCTATGTCGGTGTGCCGAGCGTATTTTTGCGGACATCGGGGTGTAATCTGCGGTGCTGGTTCTGTGATACCCCTGAGACATCTTGGGAACCACGCGGACAGCATATGCCGTTGGAAGATGTGACGGCGAAACTCTTGGAATCCGAATGCGATCATGCGGTTCTCACCGGCGGAGAACCGTTGTTGGTGTCGGAAATGGTGCCACTCACCGAATCGCTCTCACAGGCCGGGAAAGTCATTACGATCGAGACTGCGGGCACGGTGTTCCTACCGGTTCAGGCAGATTTGATTTCCCTCAGCCCGAAGTTGGCGAACTCAACACCCTCGCTCGAACGTTCGGAACGCTGGCATTATCGGCACGAGGAATTACGGCATCAACCGGATGTCATTCAACAATTTGTGCAGGAATACGACTACCAAATTAAATTCGTGGTGGATCGACCGGAGGACATCAACGACGTGCTCCGCTGGTGTGACGAGTTTCCCACAGTCACGCCGGACCATGTCTACCTGATGGCTCAAGCGATCGAGGCGGATGTGTTGCAGACGAAGAATGCTTGGCTGAACGAGTTGGCGGAGACGCACGGGTTTCAGGTCAGTCCGCGATTGCACATTGAACTGTTCGGGCACACACCGGGGACATGA
- a CDS encoding AAA family ATPase translates to MITVRRGQDALRETIAGCPINLNTASLEEFRDWLSQRLEESSRQPTFRQQLVIRDLLRENRDKLRRRERNVEQSEAAYQQHANHQPLEQLESKIEGLERAVTGLTQAVNEGRADADKLASFQQQLAESRAQLHQMIDATPERKKRDRALASLSKFREEIGLEDAERKLAELRREKGGRVGKSGRDFESMTEEAIRRHVFPELGDSDRLEYLNGVTLDSARAELDGVIVSRHQAPDESSVADVLAIVEAKRNINDLAEGFLMRQENLAWLTGDASGYDEAEYRTRIYEAGHFDRVSQHTEDNEIDHFDISSFQKFQRDASTGHFLHGLYFATRDRPLLGVTPGELARILHRVASDPSFDIDRPTVLRRYLKWAREMVSSFQTNDLLKIYAANPQIADQILLISASAN, encoded by the coding sequence ATGATCACCGTTCGTCGTGGGCAGGATGCCCTGCGTGAGACGATTGCGGGCTGCCCGATCAATCTCAATACCGCTTCGTTGGAAGAGTTTCGGGACTGGCTTTCACAACGCCTGGAAGAATCTTCGCGGCAGCCCACGTTTCGACAGCAACTCGTCATCCGCGATTTGCTCCGGGAAAACCGGGACAAATTGCGGCGGCGGGAGCGAAACGTCGAACAGTCCGAAGCCGCTTATCAACAGCATGCCAACCATCAACCATTGGAACAGTTGGAATCGAAAATCGAAGGACTCGAACGGGCGGTCACCGGACTGACACAGGCCGTCAACGAGGGCCGAGCCGATGCGGATAAACTGGCAAGTTTTCAACAGCAATTGGCCGAATCGAGAGCCCAACTCCACCAGATGATCGACGCCACACCGGAGCGAAAAAAGCGGGATCGGGCGTTGGCGTCTCTTTCAAAGTTTCGTGAGGAGATTGGACTTGAAGACGCCGAACGAAAACTAGCGGAACTTCGACGCGAGAAAGGCGGACGAGTCGGAAAATCTGGTCGAGATTTTGAATCCATGACCGAGGAGGCAATCCGTCGCCATGTCTTCCCGGAATTGGGAGACAGCGATCGCTTGGAATACTTGAACGGCGTCACCTTAGATAGTGCCCGCGCGGAATTGGATGGCGTCATTGTTTCGCGTCACCAAGCTCCGGATGAATCTTCGGTTGCGGACGTGTTAGCCATCGTGGAAGCCAAACGGAACATCAACGATTTGGCCGAAGGGTTTTTGATGCGGCAAGAAAACCTCGCGTGGTTGACCGGCGATGCCAGCGGATACGATGAGGCGGAATATCGCACGCGGATTTACGAAGCCGGTCACTTTGATCGCGTGTCGCAACACACGGAAGACAACGAAATCGATCACTTCGATATTTCGTCCTTCCAGAAATTCCAACGTGATGCATCAACCGGGCATTTCTTACACGGTTTATACTTCGCCACACGTGACCGCCCGTTGTTGGGGGTCACGCCCGGAGAACTTGCAAGGATTCTTCATCGGGTAGCCAGCGATCCGAGTTTCGACATTGACCGTCCCACGGTGTTGCGGCGGTATCTCAAATGGGCTCGCGAGATGGTCAGTTCGTTTCAGACAAACGATCTGCTGAAGATTTACGCCGCCAATCCGCAAATTGCCGATCAAATTTTGCTGATCAGCGCGTCCGCCAATTGA
- a CDS encoding pentapeptide repeat-containing protein: protein MIDGLIAVLRATKPHLCEDFWDRNGRLFEAEPSRRLAERLWSFHQHGVPELPQPRWDDESTPSIPDIYGRFQPAMAEWIRVGGRTDGEIVTVWAETLQSVPASDLLVLMGQRLTTASVSDHRAIPPDRRVLVDAALQPCHPSNSLSVAARALEKHAIRSDNDYWPKPQGAPADRNAEAIRIVETLLDDCTWWNVFTHYKHELVYEVRRPSGHGARWASDGREFIGFLDPFDDQQRLDTMETTVKTKPVSADSIEFPEPPPAPRTLSRGEVAEMYAAGERDFRNLRGKGLDLARLDLRNANFSGSDLRKAKLFETNLEGANLSDVDLRSTFLEKTNLSHAIVRRAQLDDCRMRKVDWTGIDFKAARMNKVDFRGATLTDCSLKGASVGQADFQQAEIIGGGWYGAFLEHANFAGAKISCCRFQNARLAGIDLTKTRLEHCTFDGVDLTEAQLSRVDCDHVTFVEANLTRADLTDAKLSDIKAERALLEAARLNNTQLVSASLARANLQRAIFNGANLTNADLSHSELERADLRRAKLNGANLDGADLTAAEIADALVDDHTSMYATKTIGVDLNVNWAMRQRCADCSHELTIQQFCRKRRVMGFMWWLLLGCGKRNYLLIFWIIGIVFLYAGIMAAFPGSFDFGQKTPDFVDHLRNSMAVFVTLDLAVDKGTDDFGRTVMLTQMLLSYMMLGFLASMFATIFPQQNE from the coding sequence ATGATTGACGGTTTGATCGCGGTATTGCGAGCGACGAAGCCACATCTCTGTGAAGATTTTTGGGACCGGAACGGTCGACTGTTCGAGGCGGAGCCGTCACGTCGGTTGGCGGAACGCCTTTGGAGTTTCCATCAACATGGTGTGCCGGAATTGCCGCAACCGCGATGGGACGATGAATCGACGCCGTCGATTCCTGATATTTACGGTCGGTTTCAGCCGGCGATGGCGGAGTGGATTCGTGTCGGCGGCAGGACCGATGGAGAGATCGTCACCGTCTGGGCAGAAACGCTTCAGTCGGTCCCTGCGAGTGACTTGCTCGTTCTAATGGGGCAACGATTGACGACCGCGAGCGTGTCGGACCATCGTGCGATTCCGCCAGATCGTCGGGTCTTGGTGGATGCGGCGTTGCAGCCGTGTCATCCGTCGAACTCCCTGTCGGTTGCCGCGCGTGCGTTGGAGAAGCACGCGATTCGCTCGGACAACGATTATTGGCCGAAACCGCAGGGAGCCCCCGCCGACCGTAACGCCGAAGCCATTCGCATTGTCGAGACGCTGCTTGACGATTGCACTTGGTGGAACGTGTTCACGCACTACAAACACGAGTTGGTTTACGAGGTCCGACGACCTAGCGGCCACGGTGCACGTTGGGCGAGTGACGGTCGGGAATTCATCGGATTTCTGGACCCATTTGACGATCAACAGCGACTAGACACTATGGAAACAACCGTAAAAACCAAACCAGTAAGTGCGGATTCGATCGAATTCCCCGAACCACCACCGGCGCCACGCACGCTTTCTCGTGGAGAGGTCGCGGAGATGTACGCGGCTGGTGAGCGTGATTTCCGAAATTTGCGAGGCAAAGGGTTGGACTTGGCTCGACTCGATTTGCGAAACGCAAATTTCAGTGGGTCGGACCTTCGGAAAGCGAAGCTGTTCGAAACGAACTTGGAAGGTGCGAACCTCTCCGATGTCGATTTGCGTTCGACATTCTTGGAGAAAACGAATCTTTCCCACGCGATCGTTCGGCGAGCCCAACTTGATGATTGTCGCATGCGAAAAGTCGACTGGACCGGCATTGATTTCAAAGCCGCGCGAATGAACAAGGTCGATTTTCGCGGAGCGACGCTGACGGATTGCAGCTTGAAAGGAGCATCGGTCGGTCAGGCGGACTTCCAGCAAGCGGAGATCATCGGCGGTGGTTGGTACGGTGCGTTCTTGGAACATGCGAATTTCGCGGGGGCGAAAATCTCATGTTGCCGATTTCAAAACGCTCGGCTGGCGGGAATCGATCTGACGAAAACCCGACTCGAGCATTGTACGTTCGACGGTGTCGATCTGACGGAAGCTCAACTGTCGCGGGTGGACTGCGATCATGTGACGTTCGTTGAAGCGAATTTGACGCGTGCCGATCTGACCGATGCCAAACTTTCGGATATCAAAGCCGAACGGGCATTGCTGGAAGCGGCTCGATTGAACAATACGCAGTTAGTGTCGGCATCATTGGCTCGGGCGAACTTGCAGCGAGCAATCTTCAACGGTGCAAACCTGACGAACGCCGATTTGTCTCACTCCGAGTTGGAGCGGGCGGACCTGCGGCGTGCGAAGTTGAATGGTGCTAACCTCGACGGTGCGGACCTGACGGCGGCGGAAATCGCGGATGCCCTCGTTGATGACCACACAAGTATGTACGCCACGAAAACCATCGGCGTGGATCTCAATGTGAACTGGGCCATGCGGCAACGCTGCGCGGATTGCAGTCACGAATTGACGATCCAGCAGTTCTGCCGCAAACGACGAGTGATGGGGTTCATGTGGTGGTTGCTATTGGGGTGTGGCAAACGCAACTACTTGCTGATCTTCTGGATTATTGGAATTGTGTTTCTGTACGCGGGCATCATGGCGGCGTTTCCCGGTTCGTTCGATTTCGGCCAGAAAACGCCGGACTTCGTCGACCACCTGCGAAACAGTATGGCGGTGTTTGTGACGTTGGATTTGGCAGTCGACAAGGGAACGGACGACTTCGGTCGGACGGTCATGTTGACGCAAATGCTGCTCAGCTACATGATGCTGGGGTTCCTCGCGAGTATGTTCGCGACCATTTTCCCCCAACAAAATGAGTGA
- a CDS encoding alpha/beta hydrolase family esterase encodes MDHHAIENSCQVPRKRQLLPRNDRLAAIMGVWLCFVSVSTSAAAGPAIAEKPARPLPVGEHVLKLHVDGEERSAVVHIPENYDATQPTPVVLLFHGAGQDKQIILRYTNLAATAEDAGFILVAPDGTGYIRAFNAGGVRGLTWRGSPDDVKFVDRLLNELERITHVDSRRIYACGLSNGGMFCHRLASELSHRVTAIASVAGTLATEKVTATRPVPILHFHGTRDRLVPINGPYQVTPFVTFHSLDDTIRMWTENNQTPAKPAVVETIDKADDRMKVVKSVFRPQARQAGAEVVLYKIEGGGHTWPGRPPGYPMVGPSTDDIFANDIIWKFFSQQQLPNQNADKPAN; translated from the coding sequence ATGGATCACCACGCGATCGAGAATTCCTGCCAAGTTCCCAGAAAACGGCAACTGCTTCCGAGGAATGATCGGTTAGCCGCAATCATGGGGGTATGGTTGTGCTTCGTGAGCGTCTCGACATCCGCTGCGGCTGGTCCAGCGATTGCCGAGAAACCAGCCCGCCCGCTGCCTGTCGGTGAGCATGTTCTCAAGTTGCATGTCGATGGGGAGGAGCGTTCCGCGGTCGTTCACATTCCCGAAAACTACGACGCCACACAGCCAACGCCTGTCGTGCTGCTCTTTCACGGTGCGGGACAGGACAAGCAAATCATATTGCGTTATACGAATCTGGCCGCCACCGCCGAGGACGCGGGATTCATCCTCGTCGCGCCCGATGGAACCGGCTACATTCGGGCATTCAATGCTGGTGGTGTCCGCGGATTGACATGGCGTGGGTCGCCGGATGATGTGAAGTTCGTTGATCGACTGCTCAACGAACTGGAACGCATCACCCATGTCGATTCTCGCCGAATCTATGCTTGTGGATTATCGAACGGAGGGATGTTTTGTCATCGGTTGGCGTCGGAACTCTCTCACCGCGTCACCGCGATCGCGTCAGTAGCCGGCACGTTGGCGACGGAAAAAGTTACCGCGACCCGTCCGGTGCCAATCCTTCACTTTCACGGAACACGCGATCGGTTGGTTCCGATCAATGGTCCCTACCAGGTGACACCATTCGTGACGTTTCACTCCCTTGATGACACCATTCGCATGTGGACTGAGAATAACCAGACCCCCGCCAAACCGGCTGTCGTCGAGACAATCGACAAAGCCGACGATCGCATGAAGGTGGTGAAATCGGTCTTTCGTCCGCAAGCTCGCCAAGCCGGTGCGGAGGTCGTGCTCTACAAAATCGAAGGTGGTGGTCACACATGGCCCGGCCGCCCCCCCGGTTATCCCATGGTTGGACCGTCCACCGACGACATCTTCGCGAATGACATCATTTGGAAATTCTTCTCACAGCAACAACTCCCCAATCAGAACGCTGACAAACCCGCAAACTGA
- a CDS encoding tetratricopeptide repeat protein — MSAHPVATPRVRRKYEPAVGPKLRKLLYVVFGLSALLAATAIYLAAITAMEVATGKVYQNWFYQLVFLAHLGLGLLFVVPLIAFGLIHLKKTRQRKNRRAMKAGMALFIGSIVVLITGLLLVRLVGVFDLRHPFARSTVYWLHVASPIVCIWLYWLHRLAGPKIHWKVGIIGGSVVMAGVGVMVAVHSQDPRQWNSVGPESGQQYFEPSLARTSTGNFIPATALDNDEYCQSCHQDVHARWEHSVHHLSSFNNPVYLASVRETREVALKRDGSVKASRWCAGCHDPVPFFSGAFDDPNFDDVHHPTAHSGITCTTCHAITHVNSTRGNADFTIEEPMHYPFAFSDNPFLKWVNGQLIKAKPELHKKTFLKPLHQTAEFCSTCHKVHLPKSLTHYKDFLRGQNHYDSYLLSGVSGHGARSFYYPPKAADNCNVCHMPLQPSSDFGAKPIGESGELSVHDHLFPAANTGIAWTREWSDIVREQSDYLKNEIVRVDLFGLREDGEIDGRLLAPLRPNVPTVEPGEQYLLEAVIRTMKLGHHLTQGTIDSNELWLELTVRSGDRVIGRSGHLDTRQKVDPWSHFVSAFVIDRNGNRISRRNPQDIFVKLYDHQIPPGAGQTVHYDLDVPKDLTEPITIELRLNYRKFDNVLMKFAADSSKTDDKPFRGKHEFGNGRNPLPIVVLAEDSLTLPIAGQTHKIPKQSTQIPEWQRWNDYGIGLLLKGKAELRQAADAFTEVEKLGRYDGALNLTRVLELEGRINEATDALNRAAAHKKPSAPPWTVNWLSGMLNREQGRLTEAAENFRAVLSPPTAEMKSRGFDFRNDYIVSNLLGQTLFDLARQQRGAERKTQRNKFLTAAVEQYQQTLQLDIENVDAHYNLALLYRELGEIDKADRHRQLHARYKPDDNARDTAVRLARQKYPAANHAAEAVVIYPTDRPAIAE; from the coding sequence ATGAGTGCTCACCCAGTCGCCACGCCGAGAGTGCGACGAAAATATGAACCCGCAGTGGGGCCAAAACTGCGGAAACTCTTGTATGTCGTATTTGGCCTGTCGGCCTTGTTGGCCGCGACCGCAATCTACTTGGCGGCGATCACCGCCATGGAAGTTGCAACAGGAAAGGTCTATCAGAACTGGTTCTACCAGCTCGTATTTCTCGCCCATCTTGGGTTGGGACTGTTGTTCGTCGTTCCGCTGATCGCGTTTGGATTGATCCATCTCAAGAAGACCCGCCAACGTAAGAATCGACGCGCCATGAAGGCCGGTATGGCGTTGTTTATTGGTTCCATTGTCGTGTTGATCACCGGTCTATTGCTAGTCCGCTTGGTGGGCGTGTTCGACTTGCGGCATCCCTTCGCCCGATCGACGGTGTATTGGTTGCATGTTGCTTCGCCGATCGTGTGCATATGGCTGTACTGGCTGCACCGTCTCGCGGGCCCGAAGATTCATTGGAAGGTCGGAATTATCGGCGGTTCCGTCGTCATGGCGGGAGTGGGAGTCATGGTGGCGGTGCACTCACAAGACCCACGTCAATGGAACTCTGTCGGACCAGAATCTGGGCAACAGTACTTTGAACCGTCACTAGCACGAACCTCAACGGGAAACTTCATCCCCGCAACAGCTTTGGACAACGACGAGTACTGCCAGTCCTGCCATCAAGATGTCCATGCTCGATGGGAACACAGCGTTCATCACCTCAGTTCGTTTAATAATCCAGTGTACTTGGCGAGCGTTCGTGAAACCCGTGAGGTCGCGTTAAAACGGGATGGCAGTGTCAAAGCGAGCCGATGGTGCGCCGGTTGCCACGATCCAGTGCCGTTCTTTAGTGGAGCATTTGACGATCCGAACTTCGACGATGTCCATCATCCAACCGCTCATTCGGGGATCACGTGCACCACATGCCACGCCATCACGCATGTGAATTCCACACGCGGCAATGCCGATTTTACAATCGAAGAACCAATGCACTATCCATTCGCGTTCAGTGACAATCCTTTCCTGAAATGGGTGAATGGTCAACTCATCAAAGCCAAGCCAGAACTTCATAAGAAGACCTTCTTGAAACCGCTCCACCAAACTGCGGAGTTCTGTTCCACATGCCATAAGGTTCATCTCCCGAAATCTCTAACACACTACAAAGATTTTCTAAGAGGCCAAAACCATTACGATTCCTACTTACTGAGTGGGGTGTCTGGGCATGGGGCACGAAGTTTTTACTATCCCCCGAAGGCGGCGGATAACTGCAACGTCTGCCATATGCCTTTACAACCTTCAAGTGATTTCGGTGCCAAGCCGATAGGGGAATCAGGTGAGTTGTCAGTCCACGATCACCTCTTTCCAGCAGCGAATACCGGCATTGCCTGGACTCGTGAGTGGAGTGATATCGTCCGGGAGCAATCAGACTATTTGAAGAACGAAATTGTTCGAGTCGACTTGTTCGGTTTGCGTGAGGATGGCGAGATTGATGGACGACTCCTAGCGCCACTCCGACCAAACGTGCCTACCGTTGAACCTGGGGAACAGTATCTCTTGGAAGCGGTTATCCGAACGATGAAACTCGGTCACCACCTCACCCAAGGGACGATTGATTCCAACGAACTCTGGTTGGAACTCACAGTCCGTAGCGGTGACCGTGTGATTGGTCGAAGCGGCCATCTTGACACGAGACAGAAGGTTGACCCGTGGTCGCACTTTGTGTCAGCGTTTGTGATTGACCGCAATGGTAATCGTATCTCACGGCGAAATCCCCAAGACATCTTTGTGAAACTATACGACCATCAAATCCCTCCTGGGGCCGGTCAAACCGTGCACTACGACCTAGATGTTCCCAAGGATCTGACGGAACCCATCACGATTGAACTGCGACTCAACTATCGTAAGTTCGATAACGTTCTTATGAAGTTTGCTGCCGATTCTTCAAAGACGGATGATAAGCCATTCCGAGGAAAACACGAATTTGGCAACGGGAGAAATCCACTACCAATCGTTGTCTTAGCCGAAGACTCGCTGACTTTGCCAATCGCCGGTCAGACCCATAAAATCCCTAAACAGTCCACGCAGATTCCGGAATGGCAACGCTGGAACGATTATGGCATCGGCTTGCTTCTCAAAGGAAAAGCCGAGTTGCGTCAGGCCGCTGATGCCTTCACGGAAGTTGAAAAACTCGGACGCTATGACGGTGCCCTAAACTTGACTCGCGTTCTAGAATTGGAAGGACGCATCAACGAAGCCACGGACGCACTCAATCGGGCCGCCGCACACAAGAAACCATCTGCTCCACCTTGGACGGTAAATTGGTTGTCCGGTATGCTTAACCGTGAGCAAGGTCGACTTACTGAAGCCGCTGAGAATTTCCGAGCCGTGTTGTCTCCCCCCACAGCAGAGATGAAATCACGCGGGTTTGATTTCCGGAATGACTATATCGTTTCAAACCTACTCGGCCAAACACTTTTTGATCTCGCACGGCAACAGCGCGGGGCCGAGCGAAAAACGCAACGCAACAAGTTCTTGACCGCCGCTGTCGAACAGTATCAACAGACGTTGCAACTCGATATCGAAAATGTCGATGCTCACTACAACCTCGCGTTGTTATACCGTGAACTCGGAGAAATCGATAAGGCGGATCGGCATCGTCAGCTGCACGCGCGTTACAAGCCAGACGACAATGCCCGCGACACAGCAGTACGCCTCGCTCGACAGAAGTATCCCGCGGCCAATCACGCCGCGGAGGCCGTTGTCATCTACCCCACTGATCGCCCTGCAATTGCAGAGTGA